A single genomic interval of Antarcticibacterium arcticum harbors:
- a CDS encoding ATP-binding protein gives MDSLNKYSQLKEVKRLQELLSYNILDTPYEQDFDGLVELISIICDSPVAIISLIDAERQWYKAKKGVENREVPVQETFCRHTLLQDEILEIQDARLDERVKDNPHVTAENGIRFYAGIPIKTAAGYNIGTVCVVDTKPKQLSENQKKALRLLTEQALMLLEARKKNNSLGNEVDSYLRSKIKETEQQLIQKENEYKRLLKAIKRSSGVIEFSPDGRIKKVNQYFLETLGYKKEELIGKHHRILLDEESKKVNKAFWEELCAGSFKRGRLRRLHKDGSEVWIQATYNPVMDSFNKIIKVIKIGQDITREFREEKAIKKAKDTAEALNVQKDNFIANVSHELRTPIHAILGFTELLLEEEINPVKKNYLKSVKTAGDNLLFIINDILDLSKIEAGIIQMESEVFSLKQVIENVFSILHLKAHQKKILFQFHIQEDLNLNLRGDKNRLTQILLNILGNAIKFTAVGRVELFVSSQKISAENSLIEFKVLDTGIGIAPEKLNVIFERFSQAEDTTSRQFGGTGLGLNISKQLIEKQQGSILVESETGKGSVFTFSIPFAIGNALPGENSNQYKIAQKLSGTKILLCEDNELNQCLAKAILNESGCSVDLAENGQKGLEFLKDRTYDLILMDIQMPVLDGYQTTSIIRKDLKLKTPILALTANFLISERQKCLEEGMTDYLPKPFTKEELIIKIEHILSLYKHKITSPKLENVNEKGVVDLQVLRELSGGDLEFEKEMIALFKAQAASLILEMELDVNSHNYARVRTNAHKLKTSFGMIGADLLFLNTLETIPVKDPVEKNIRQTLRQLQEQLQKIMDILKN, from the coding sequence TTGGATTCCTTAAATAAATACAGTCAACTAAAGGAGGTTAAACGCTTACAAGAGCTACTTTCCTATAATATCCTTGATACGCCCTATGAACAGGATTTTGACGGATTGGTGGAGTTGATCTCCATAATTTGTGATTCTCCCGTTGCTATTATTTCTCTTATAGATGCAGAGCGCCAATGGTATAAGGCAAAAAAAGGCGTGGAAAACAGAGAGGTACCGGTGCAGGAAACATTTTGCCGCCACACCCTTCTCCAGGATGAGATCCTGGAAATTCAGGACGCCAGACTGGATGAAAGGGTAAAAGACAATCCTCACGTAACGGCTGAAAATGGCATACGGTTTTATGCCGGTATTCCCATAAAGACTGCTGCAGGATATAATATTGGGACGGTGTGTGTGGTTGATACCAAACCCAAACAACTCTCAGAAAATCAGAAAAAAGCGCTTCGCTTATTAACAGAGCAGGCTTTAATGTTACTGGAAGCAAGGAAAAAGAACAACTCCCTGGGAAATGAGGTAGACAGTTATTTAAGAAGCAAAATTAAAGAAACGGAGCAGCAACTTATTCAGAAAGAAAATGAGTATAAAAGGCTTCTGAAAGCCATAAAAAGATCCAGCGGGGTAATAGAATTTTCGCCTGATGGAAGGATCAAAAAGGTCAATCAATATTTCCTGGAAACTCTGGGGTACAAAAAAGAAGAATTAATTGGAAAGCACCACCGTATCCTTCTGGATGAGGAATCAAAAAAGGTAAATAAGGCTTTTTGGGAAGAACTGTGCGCAGGCAGTTTTAAAAGGGGGAGGTTGAGAAGATTACATAAGGATGGATCTGAAGTTTGGATACAGGCCACCTATAACCCTGTTATGGATAGTTTCAATAAAATTATCAAGGTAATAAAAATAGGCCAGGACATTACCCGGGAATTTCGCGAAGAAAAAGCTATAAAAAAAGCAAAAGACACTGCAGAGGCTCTTAATGTTCAAAAAGATAATTTCATTGCCAATGTAAGCCATGAATTAAGAACTCCAATTCATGCGATTCTGGGATTTACCGAATTGTTACTTGAGGAGGAAATAAACCCGGTTAAAAAAAATTACCTTAAATCTGTAAAAACAGCAGGTGATAATCTTTTGTTCATTATTAACGATATTCTGGACCTTTCAAAGATCGAGGCCGGGATAATACAAATGGAATCTGAAGTGTTTTCCCTTAAACAGGTAATAGAAAACGTTTTCTCTATACTTCATTTAAAAGCGCATCAAAAAAAGATCTTATTTCAGTTTCATATCCAGGAGGATCTCAACCTCAATTTACGGGGAGATAAGAACAGGCTTACCCAAATTCTTTTGAATATTCTTGGAAATGCGATAAAATTTACTGCAGTAGGGAGAGTTGAATTATTTGTTTCCTCACAAAAGATCTCTGCGGAAAATTCGCTAATTGAGTTTAAAGTATTGGATACCGGGATTGGAATAGCCCCTGAAAAACTGAATGTAATTTTTGAAAGGTTCTCTCAGGCCGAAGATACCACCTCCAGGCAATTTGGAGGCACCGGTTTAGGCCTCAATATTTCAAAACAACTTATTGAAAAACAACAGGGAAGTATACTGGTGGAGAGTGAAACCGGGAAAGGAAGCGTGTTTACTTTTTCCATACCTTTTGCCATTGGGAATGCTCTTCCCGGAGAGAACTCAAATCAATATAAAATTGCCCAAAAATTAAGCGGCACAAAGATCCTCTTGTGCGAGGATAATGAGCTTAATCAATGCCTGGCAAAAGCTATTCTTAATGAATCAGGATGCAGTGTTGACCTTGCCGAAAACGGGCAAAAAGGATTAGAGTTTTTAAAAGATCGTACGTACGATCTTATTTTGATGGATATACAAATGCCTGTATTAGATGGCTATCAAACAACTTCAATTATTAGGAAAGATCTTAAATTAAAAACCCCCATTCTTGCCCTTACTGCTAACTTTTTAATTAGTGAGCGACAAAAATGCCTGGAGGAAGGAATGACAGATTATCTTCCTAAACCTTTTACCAAAGAGGAATTGATAATCAAAATCGAACACATACTTTCTCTTTATAAACATAAAATTACCTCGCCCAAATTGGAAAATGTTAATGAGAAGGGTGTGGTGGACCTCCAGGTACTACGGGAACTTTCCGGCGGAGATCTTGAATTTGAGAAAGAAATGATTGCTCTTTTTAAAGCTCAGGCCGCAAGCCTTATTCTGGAAATGGAATTAGATGTTAACTCTCATAATTATGCCCGGGTAAGAACAAACGCTCATAAACTCAAAACATCTTTTGGGATGATTGGGGCAGACCTTTTATTTTTAAATACCCTGGAGACTATTCCTGTAAAGGATCCTGTAGAAAAAAATATTCGCCAAACTTTGCGGCAGTTGCAGGAACAACTGCAAAAAATCATGGACATTCTGAAAAATTAA
- a CDS encoding elongation factor G, translating into MKIYDDKHIKNVVFVGAHNSGKTTLAETMLFEAGFINRRGTVEARNTVSDYHEIEHEKGNSVFATPLHTEWRNYKINIIDTPGLDDFIGEVISSIKVADTVVTVLNGQYGVEVGTEIIWNYIDKFHKPTLFVINQIDHPNLNYEESFKTIKGLVGNNAVKIQYPLRVDGAQCIIDVLKMKMYKFSAEGGKPEKLEIPDNQKELAENLHNELVEKAAENDEELMELYFEKGSLNEDELRKGIKAGMLNHDLFPIFCVSALGDMGTGRLMGFIDNVAPAAGDLNAEQSVEGKEIPAKKEGSPILFVFKTVHQPNLGKLTFFKVMSGEVKINDKLTNPRNGETETFNQLFIMDGKERNPVNRLNVGDIGATLKLKHTETNDSLVAEGIDLAIKPIQYPQPRVRRAVFAVNTKDEEKLSESLRKIHGQDPTVVISFSNETRELIISCQGELHLATIDWTLKNIYGVEARFEKPKISFRETIQRSSAANYRHKKQSGGSGQFAQVNMKIEPWIEGMGEPEGFNIRGKEEVDLPWDGKLVFYNCIVGGVIDQRYLPSIMKGILEVMEKGPLTGSFIRDVRVMVYDGKMHPVDSNDISFKIAGAHAFREAFLNANPKLLEPTMELIVTVPEEMVGNVMTELQTRRSIIQGIDSSKKYQVLKCIAPESELFGFSTELRSLTKGRATYKSEFSAYQPVPPNVQKGLVQEGAYT; encoded by the coding sequence ATGAAAATTTACGACGACAAACACATAAAAAATGTAGTCTTTGTAGGCGCTCATAACAGCGGCAAAACTACCCTGGCCGAAACCATGCTTTTTGAAGCCGGCTTTATTAACCGCCGCGGCACTGTGGAAGCCAGGAACACGGTATCAGATTATCACGAAATAGAACATGAGAAGGGGAATTCAGTTTTTGCTACCCCATTGCATACCGAATGGCGCAATTATAAGATCAATATAATTGATACTCCGGGCCTCGATGATTTTATTGGCGAAGTGATCTCCTCCATCAAGGTGGCAGATACGGTTGTAACCGTTCTCAACGGCCAATATGGCGTAGAGGTGGGCACCGAGATAATCTGGAATTATATTGATAAATTTCATAAACCCACCCTGTTTGTTATAAACCAGATAGATCACCCCAACCTTAATTATGAAGAAAGCTTCAAAACCATTAAGGGACTGGTGGGAAATAATGCTGTAAAGATCCAGTATCCGCTGCGGGTGGATGGAGCCCAATGTATTATTGATGTGTTGAAGATGAAAATGTATAAATTTTCTGCGGAAGGAGGAAAACCTGAAAAACTTGAAATTCCCGACAATCAAAAAGAGTTAGCTGAAAATCTGCACAACGAGCTGGTTGAGAAGGCAGCTGAAAATGATGAGGAATTGATGGAATTGTACTTTGAAAAAGGAAGCCTCAATGAAGATGAATTGCGAAAAGGAATAAAAGCAGGCATGCTCAATCATGACCTTTTCCCCATATTTTGTGTTTCAGCGCTGGGAGATATGGGCACGGGCAGGCTTATGGGTTTTATTGATAATGTGGCCCCCGCTGCGGGAGATTTAAATGCTGAACAAAGTGTAGAGGGTAAAGAAATACCTGCTAAAAAAGAAGGATCCCCTATTCTATTTGTGTTCAAGACCGTACACCAGCCAAACCTGGGAAAACTTACTTTTTTCAAGGTAATGAGTGGGGAGGTAAAAATAAATGATAAGCTCACAAACCCCCGTAATGGAGAGACAGAAACTTTCAACCAGCTCTTTATAATGGATGGTAAAGAACGGAATCCCGTTAACCGACTAAATGTAGGAGATATTGGGGCAACCCTTAAATTAAAACATACCGAAACGAATGACAGCCTGGTAGCTGAGGGTATAGACCTTGCAATAAAACCTATTCAATATCCCCAACCTAGGGTACGCAGGGCAGTGTTTGCGGTGAACACCAAAGATGAAGAAAAGCTTAGTGAATCGCTCAGGAAGATCCATGGCCAGGATCCCACCGTTGTTATTTCTTTTTCCAATGAAACCCGGGAATTAATAATTTCCTGCCAGGGGGAACTGCACCTGGCAACCATAGACTGGACATTAAAGAATATTTATGGCGTGGAGGCCCGCTTTGAAAAACCAAAGATCTCCTTCAGGGAAACAATCCAGCGTTCTTCGGCCGCAAATTACAGGCACAAAAAACAATCGGGAGGCTCTGGGCAGTTCGCCCAGGTAAACATGAAAATTGAACCCTGGATAGAGGGAATGGGAGAACCAGAAGGTTTTAATATACGAGGGAAGGAAGAGGTAGACCTGCCCTGGGATGGTAAACTTGTTTTTTACAATTGTATAGTAGGAGGGGTTATAGACCAACGCTATCTTCCTTCAATTATGAAAGGTATTCTTGAAGTAATGGAAAAAGGACCGTTAACAGGATCCTTTATCAGAGACGTAAGGGTAATGGTTTATGACGGAAAAATGCACCCTGTAGATTCCAATGATATCTCCTTCAAGATAGCCGGTGCTCACGCCTTCCGGGAAGCATTTCTGAATGCAAATCCCAAATTGCTGGAACCCACTATGGAGCTAATAGTTACAGTGCCGGAGGAAATGGTGGGAAATGTCATGACAGAGCTTCAAACCCGAAGGTCCATTATTCAGGGAATAGACAGTTCCAAGAAATATCAGGTTTTAAAATGTATAGCCCCGGAATCTGAATTATTTGGTTTTTCAACTGAATTAAGGTCTTTGACCAAAGGCAGAGCCACTTATAAATCGGAATTTTCGGCCTATCAACCCGTGCCCCCGAATGTTCAAAAAGGACTGGTGCAGGAAGGAGCCTATACCTAG
- the xth gene encoding exodeoxyribonuclease III, with translation MKIATYNVNGVNGRLPVLLRWLELAKPDVVCLQELKAPNKKFPEKAIAGAGYKSIWHGQKQWNGVAILSRDLEINEVSRNLPGESDDYQSRYLEVLVEDLLIACLYVPNGNPAPGPKFDYKLRWLDRFSIRANELLELGTPVILAGDFNVIPTELDVYKPESWVKDALFRQEVRTAFKILVDQGWTDAIRKLYPTEKIYTFWDYFRNAYARDAGLRIDHFLLSPQLKDYLISGGVDKEVRGWDKTSDHAPVWIQLANEY, from the coding sequence ATGAAAATTGCAACGTATAATGTTAATGGGGTGAATGGCAGGTTACCCGTACTACTGCGATGGCTGGAACTGGCGAAGCCGGATGTGGTATGTTTACAGGAATTAAAAGCCCCCAATAAAAAATTTCCGGAAAAAGCTATTGCCGGGGCCGGTTATAAATCTATATGGCATGGCCAAAAGCAATGGAATGGGGTGGCCATTCTCTCCCGCGATCTTGAAATAAATGAAGTTTCCCGAAATCTGCCCGGTGAAAGTGATGATTACCAAAGCAGGTATTTGGAAGTCCTGGTAGAAGACCTGCTCATAGCCTGTTTATATGTACCCAACGGTAATCCCGCACCGGGACCTAAATTCGATTATAAATTACGCTGGTTAGATCGTTTTTCCATAAGGGCAAATGAATTGCTGGAACTTGGCACGCCAGTAATTTTGGCCGGAGATTTTAATGTGATCCCAACAGAGCTGGATGTCTATAAACCCGAAAGCTGGGTTAAGGATGCATTATTTAGGCAGGAAGTGCGTACTGCTTTTAAAATTCTTGTAGACCAGGGGTGGACAGATGCTATAAGGAAATTATACCCCACAGAGAAAATTTATACCTTCTGGGATTATTTTCGCAATGCTTATGCGCGGGATGCGGGACTTAGAATAGACCATTTTTTATTGAGTCCCCAATTGAAAGATTATCTTATTTCGGGCGGGGTAGATAAAGAGGTTAGGGGATGGGATAAGACAAGTGACCACGCACCGGTTTGGATCCAACTGGCCAATGAATATTAA
- a CDS encoding cation diffusion facilitator family transporter, which translates to MKSLHDHDLPGRLQKSLKKALKMEWITVFYLISVVILMYLVMGSSQAMKTAWLEDLLSLVPSIAFIIANKVNKKKPNHKFPYGYHRVFSITFLTGAVALLAMGIFLVYDSSMALIKAEHPTIGNKMFFGYQVWMGWIMILALLYSAIPAMILGFKKLPIAKKLHNKLLYTDASGQKADYMTAFAAIVGILGVGAGFWWADAAAALVISFSILHDGYQHVTASIQDLMDRYPRTTDNKKEDHRIAEVKDIVKSWDWVKDAKVRFREHGQVYLGEIAVVPHTEATLDNLDQGYEILRNYHWKIHDFSIAPVKELPKWE; encoded by the coding sequence ATGAAAAGCCTTCATGACCATGATCTCCCGGGGCGCTTACAAAAAAGCCTTAAAAAAGCGCTGAAGATGGAATGGATCACCGTATTCTATTTAATCTCTGTAGTGATCTTAATGTACCTGGTTATGGGTTCTTCCCAGGCGATGAAAACAGCATGGCTGGAAGATTTGCTTAGTCTTGTGCCTTCCATTGCTTTTATTATTGCCAATAAGGTAAATAAGAAAAAACCCAACCATAAATTCCCGTATGGTTATCACCGCGTATTTTCTATAACTTTTTTAACCGGGGCAGTTGCCTTACTGGCTATGGGGATATTCCTTGTTTACGATTCTTCCATGGCACTAATCAAAGCCGAACATCCAACAATTGGTAATAAAATGTTTTTTGGATATCAGGTATGGATGGGGTGGATTATGATCCTTGCTTTATTGTATAGTGCTATCCCGGCTATGATCCTGGGGTTTAAAAAACTTCCTATTGCTAAAAAACTACACAATAAATTACTTTACACCGATGCAAGCGGTCAAAAAGCCGATTATATGACCGCCTTTGCAGCAATAGTGGGAATTTTAGGGGTGGGTGCAGGTTTCTGGTGGGCAGATGCCGCGGCTGCGCTTGTTATTTCATTTTCAATTTTACACGATGGATATCAACATGTAACGGCATCAATACAGGATCTTATGGACCGTTATCCTCGCACTACAGATAACAAAAAAGAGGACCATCGCATTGCTGAAGTAAAAGATATTGTAAAGTCCTGGGATTGGGTAAAAGATGCCAAGGTAAGGTTCCGGGAGCATGGCCAGGTCTACCTGGGTGAAATTGCAGTTGTACCACATACAGAAGCCACCCTGGACAACCTCGATCAAGGTTATGAGATACTCCGGAACTATCATTGGAAGATCCACGATTTTAGCATAGCCCCGGTAAAAGAGTTACCAAAATGGGAGTAA
- a CDS encoding transporter substrate-binding domain-containing protein, whose protein sequence is MKNILFILLLVSAACDFPKDAEGSWVDAQNNYLKVGVSINPPFTISERDSLKGMEIDLLKKFAGKENLKIRFFEGSESELIKKLENYELHVIAGGFDKKTLWKQKAGTTSPYDKEHVFLIAKGENQLLKKLETHIFQNSNK, encoded by the coding sequence ATGAAAAATATATTATTTATTCTTTTGCTGGTTTCAGCCGCTTGTGATTTCCCAAAAGATGCTGAAGGCTCCTGGGTGGATGCTCAAAATAATTATTTGAAAGTAGGAGTTTCTATCAATCCCCCTTTCACAATTTCTGAAAGAGACAGTTTAAAGGGTATGGAAATAGACCTTCTTAAAAAGTTTGCCGGGAAAGAAAATTTGAAAATAAGGTTCTTTGAGGGTTCAGAAAGTGAACTAATTAAAAAGCTTGAAAATTATGAATTGCATGTGATCGCCGGAGGCTTCGATAAAAAGACGCTGTGGAAGCAGAAAGCCGGCACTACTTCTCCTTATGATAAAGAACATGTTTTTCTAATAGCCAAAGGTGAAAATCAACTCCTTAAAAAGCTTGAAACCCATATTTTTCAAAATTCCAATAAGTAA